One window of Jannaschia sp. CCS1 genomic DNA carries:
- the trpS gene encoding tryptophan--tRNA ligase: protein MAETQFTPRVFSGIQPSGGLTLGNYLGAIKRFVEMQDAGTHETVYCMVDLHAITARLLSPDELRNNTRELCAGFIASGIDPEKSILINQSQVPEHAQLAWIFNCIARMGWMGRMTQWKDKSGKDAEGASLGLFAYPALMAADILVYHATHVPVGDDQKQHLELTRDIAAKFNHDYGVEFFPITEPVIEGAATRVMNLQDGTKKMSKSDPVEKTRINMTDDADAIARKIRKAKTDPDPLPDAVDGLAARPDARNLVNIYAALADVSPQVVLDEHAGAMFGHFKVALADLAVAKLSPISSEMSRLMDDPAEIDRILGRGAERARAITVPILEQTYDIIGMLRS from the coding sequence ATGGCCGAGACCCAGTTCACCCCCCGCGTCTTTTCGGGCATCCAGCCATCCGGCGGGCTGACCCTCGGCAATTATCTGGGCGCGATCAAACGGTTTGTGGAAATGCAGGACGCCGGCACCCATGAAACCGTTTATTGCATGGTGGACCTGCACGCGATCACCGCGCGGCTTCTGTCGCCCGATGAGTTGCGCAACAACACCCGTGAACTTTGCGCAGGCTTCATCGCGTCGGGCATCGACCCCGAAAAGTCCATCCTGATCAACCAGTCCCAGGTCCCTGAACATGCGCAACTGGCCTGGATCTTCAACTGCATCGCCCGGATGGGGTGGATGGGCCGCATGACCCAGTGGAAGGACAAATCCGGCAAGGACGCGGAAGGCGCGTCCCTCGGCCTCTTCGCGTACCCTGCGCTGATGGCCGCCGATATCCTCGTCTACCACGCCACCCATGTGCCCGTGGGGGATGACCAGAAACAGCACCTGGAACTGACCCGTGATATCGCCGCTAAGTTCAACCATGATTACGGCGTGGAGTTCTTCCCGATCACCGAGCCCGTGATTGAAGGGGCCGCGACGCGCGTAATGAACCTGCAGGACGGCACCAAGAAGATGTCGAAATCCGATCCGGTGGAAAAGACCCGCATCAACATGACCGATGACGCCGATGCCATTGCGCGCAAGATCCGCAAGGCCAAGACGGACCCCGATCCCCTGCCCGATGCGGTGGATGGGCTGGCGGCGCGGCCTGATGCCCGCAATCTGGTCAATATCTACGCGGCCCTGGCGGATGTTTCGCCGCAAGTTGTTCTTGATGAACACGCCGGTGCGATGTTCGGCCATTTCAAAGTCGCGCTTGCGGATCTTGCCGTGGCCAAGCTGTCACCGATCTCGTCCGAGATGTCCCGCCTGATGGACGACCCTGCGGAAATCGACCGTATCCTCGGCCGCGGGGCAGAGCGCGCGCGCGCCATCACGGTCCCGATTCTGGAGCAAACCTACGACATCATCGGAATGCTCCGCAGCTAG
- the rsmI gene encoding 16S rRNA (cytidine(1402)-2'-O)-methyltransferase has translation MSKTVSVAPGLHFVATPIGSARDITLRALDVLGAADVIAAEDTRTARKLMDIHGIPVNGRPMIPYHDHNGAEARPRVLGALEKGMSVAYVSEAGTPLVADPGYQLGRAAIDAGFPVFSAPGPSAALAALTVSGLASDRFLFVGFAPSQTGAREKWMRGLDASGATVIAYESPKRVHRMLGELCEVLGDDREVAICRELTKRFEEVVRGTCGQVRDLLQGRLLKGEVVVVIGRAVARAPDMQDVQAALRVALDEMPLKAASAQVAEALGMSKRDVYQMGLQLKNGD, from the coding sequence ATGAGCAAGACCGTCTCTGTCGCGCCCGGATTGCACTTTGTGGCCACGCCCATCGGCTCTGCCCGCGATATCACGCTGCGGGCGCTGGACGTGTTGGGAGCGGCCGATGTCATCGCGGCTGAGGACACACGGACTGCCCGCAAACTGATGGACATACATGGTATTCCCGTGAATGGCCGCCCCATGATCCCCTATCACGACCACAATGGAGCGGAGGCGCGCCCGCGCGTTCTGGGCGCGCTGGAGAAGGGGATGTCCGTGGCCTATGTGTCAGAGGCCGGAACGCCCCTTGTGGCGGATCCGGGTTATCAGCTGGGCCGGGCAGCGATTGATGCAGGCTTCCCCGTCTTCTCGGCCCCCGGCCCGTCCGCGGCTTTGGCGGCGCTGACGGTCTCGGGCCTTGCGTCTGACCGGTTCCTCTTCGTGGGCTTCGCGCCAAGCCAGACCGGCGCTCGGGAGAAATGGATGCGCGGTCTTGATGCATCCGGCGCCACCGTGATCGCCTATGAAAGCCCGAAACGTGTTCACCGAATGTTAGGTGAATTGTGCGAGGTTCTGGGGGATGATCGTGAGGTGGCCATTTGCCGGGAATTGACCAAACGCTTCGAGGAAGTGGTGCGCGGAACCTGTGGGCAGGTCCGCGACCTGTTGCAGGGGCGCCTGCTGAAGGGCGAAGTCGTCGTGGTGATTGGCCGCGCGGTGGCCCGGGCGCCGGACATGCAGGATGTGCAGGCGGCGCTACGGGTGGCCCTGGACGAGATGCCGCTGAAAGCGGCCTCGGCGCAGGTGGCCGAGGCGTTGGGAATGTCCAAACGCGATGTCTACCAGATGGGATTGCAACTGAAAAACGGCGACTGA
- a CDS encoding MFS transporter — protein MKRPILALAAAGFAVVTTEFVIIGVLPRLAADLGVTIAQAGLLATIFAFTVAIAAPFLTALVAKIERKKLFAALLAMIAISNLLTAIAPTFEIFAAARVVGALALPVFWAVGTASAAQLGGPEGGGKSVAILYASISAGTVIGIPLGTLLADLMGWRVMFGAIGVLAAIMSLALLAFFPTTPPDAAPSLLKQASILKRGSFLAHLVLTAFAFTSMFVAYTYLADILQTLASLPTSQVAWVLMGFGIVGLFGNWLAGQYVDRSPMGVTVVSLAALSIASFATVALTGQGILFLIPLAIWGAAQSAGFIGNQLRVMKEAPEAQEFASALSVTIARVGIGLGALIGGKVIDARGLAALGSENALIGIAGLVVAMLIIIGVRRVRWHSLPAE, from the coding sequence ATGAAACGTCCCATCCTTGCATTGGCAGCCGCCGGGTTTGCCGTTGTCACGACCGAGTTCGTGATCATCGGTGTCCTGCCACGGCTCGCTGCTGATCTTGGCGTCACCATCGCCCAAGCTGGTCTTCTGGCAACCATCTTCGCCTTCACCGTCGCAATCGCGGCTCCCTTCCTGACCGCTTTGGTCGCAAAGATCGAACGGAAAAAGCTGTTCGCAGCCCTACTCGCGATGATCGCCATATCGAACCTTCTGACGGCCATCGCACCCACATTTGAGATCTTTGCGGCGGCGCGGGTGGTCGGAGCTTTGGCCTTGCCGGTCTTCTGGGCGGTCGGCACCGCATCGGCCGCGCAACTTGGCGGGCCAGAAGGCGGCGGTAAATCCGTGGCGATCCTCTATGCCAGCATCTCGGCCGGTACGGTGATCGGCATCCCGCTCGGAACGCTGCTGGCTGACCTGATGGGCTGGCGTGTCATGTTTGGCGCGATCGGCGTTCTGGCTGCCATCATGTCGCTGGCGCTGCTCGCCTTCTTCCCCACCACACCGCCCGACGCGGCACCTTCGTTGCTGAAACAAGCCTCCATCCTGAAGCGTGGTTCGTTCCTGGCGCATCTCGTGCTGACGGCCTTTGCCTTCACGTCGATGTTCGTGGCCTACACTTATCTGGCTGATATCCTGCAAACGCTGGCTTCTTTGCCAACAAGTCAGGTGGCCTGGGTGCTGATGGGCTTCGGCATTGTCGGCCTCTTCGGCAACTGGCTGGCTGGCCAGTATGTTGATCGGAGCCCAATGGGTGTGACGGTCGTGTCTCTGGCCGCATTGTCCATTGCATCCTTCGCGACGGTTGCTCTGACCGGTCAAGGCATCCTGTTCCTGATCCCGCTGGCCATCTGGGGCGCGGCGCAATCGGCTGGCTTCATCGGGAACCAGTTGCGTGTCATGAAAGAAGCTCCTGAAGCGCAAGAGTTTGCATCTGCCCTCAGCGTGACCATCGCGCGGGTTGGAATTGGGCTTGGTGCGTTGATCGGCGGCAAGGTGATCGACGCGCGAGGTCTCGCAGCCCTTGGATCAGAGAATGCACTGATCGGCATAGCAGGTCTCGTCGTCGCGATGCTCATTATCATCGGCGTCCGCAGAGTGAGGTGGCATTCCCTGCCAGCAGAATAG
- a CDS encoding sulfotransferase translates to MSRTGTLSTKTAIEAPGFGPCHHMMDCSQTLPKRTNGSMTSG, encoded by the coding sequence ATGAGCCGCACGGGAACCTTGTCCACCAAAACGGCCATTGAGGCCCCCGGGTTTGGTCCGTGCCACCACATGATGGACTGTTCGCAAACCCTGCCCAAGCGGACAAATGGGTCAATGACGAGCGGCTGA
- a CDS encoding penicillin-binding protein activator, protein MSLVLTACQIGGGPIGLTGGPRVGQTVQVAMLLPMSGSGGDALLSRSLENAARLAASDVAATTTIDITVYDTGGDAATAATRAQEAISAGADVIVGPLRSDAAAAVGVAVANSNVAVLSFSNNTEIAGGNVLVLGYTFANTASRIVGYSARQGRGNIVVVHANNLAGEVARDAVRNAASLSGATISATIPYEFSQVGVVNVVSEVTAAVRSGGANAVLLTSDSAGALPLFAQLLPENGLDTSVTQMMGLTRWDIPPATLEFSGLQGGWFTLPDPNAATAFNSRYAAVNVGAPHALGGLGYDAVRAIAAAAPSGRIGTAELVAAGQVEGSAGAFRFLNDGTIERALAVAEIVNQQVSVIDPAPRRLGGPGL, encoded by the coding sequence ATGTCTCTGGTCCTGACGGCGTGTCAGATCGGCGGCGGCCCCATCGGGCTGACCGGCGGCCCCCGGGTGGGCCAGACGGTTCAGGTGGCCATGCTCCTGCCGATGAGCGGAAGTGGCGGCGACGCCCTTCTGTCGCGCAGTCTGGAGAATGCCGCGCGGCTTGCGGCCTCCGACGTGGCCGCCACAACCACCATCGACATCACGGTCTACGACACCGGCGGCGATGCGGCCACCGCCGCCACGCGCGCCCAGGAAGCCATCTCCGCAGGCGCTGACGTGATCGTCGGGCCGCTCCGCTCCGATGCCGCCGCCGCCGTGGGCGTGGCCGTCGCCAACTCCAACGTGGCCGTGCTCAGCTTCTCCAACAATACCGAGATCGCGGGCGGCAACGTCCTGGTCCTGGGCTACACTTTCGCCAACACCGCCTCCCGGATCGTGGGCTATTCGGCCCGCCAGGGTCGTGGAAACATCGTGGTCGTCCACGCCAACAACCTGGCCGGCGAAGTGGCGCGCGACGCCGTGCGCAATGCCGCCTCGCTCTCGGGTGCCACGATTTCGGCGACCATTCCCTATGAATTCAGCCAAGTGGGCGTCGTAAACGTCGTCTCCGAGGTAACCGCCGCCGTCCGGTCCGGCGGGGCCAATGCCGTGCTGCTCACCTCCGACAGTGCAGGCGCGCTGCCGCTCTTCGCGCAGTTGCTGCCTGAAAACGGCCTGGACACATCGGTGACCCAGATGATGGGCCTGACCCGCTGGGACATTCCACCGGCAACATTGGAATTCTCCGGCCTGCAGGGCGGGTGGTTCACGCTGCCTGATCCCAACGCCGCCACCGCCTTCAACAGCCGCTATGCCGCCGTGAACGTGGGCGCACCCCACGCCCTTGGTGGTCTTGGCTATGATGCCGTGCGGGCCATTGCCGCGGCCGCCCCGTCGGGTCGCATTGGCACGGCGGAGCTTGTCGCGGCAGGGCAGGTCGAAGGGTCCGCGGGGGCGTTCCGCTTCCTGAACGATGGCACGATCGAGCGTGCGCTGGCCGTGGCCGAGATCGTCAACCAACAGGTGAGTGTCATTGACCCTGCCCCAAGACGCCTCGGCGGTCCCGGTCTCTGA
- a CDS encoding LysR substrate-binding domain-containing protein translates to MQGRPAPLSMDDLADRDWIQSPPVPWSAFATLADGTAPGRTPRTAATCCNFTMAGKFVDEGQGFMIETYPLIANDFRAGRLVHLVPPVKLRPIDVYAIYPPTVRKMASRLFS, encoded by the coding sequence GTGCAAGGCAGGCCCGCACCGCTATCCATGGACGACTTGGCCGACCGGGACTGGATACAAAGCCCACCGGTGCCTTGGTCAGCTTTTGCCACGTTGGCAGATGGAACAGCTCCGGGCCGAACACCAAGGACAGCGGCCACGTGCTGCAATTTTACGATGGCCGGAAAGTTTGTCGATGAAGGGCAGGGGTTCATGATCGAAACCTATCCGCTCATCGCCAATGACTTCCGCGCCGGACGCCTGGTCCACTTGGTGCCGCCTGTTAAGCTGCGCCCGATCGACGTTTACGCGATCTATCCACCAACAGTCCGCAAGATGGCCTCGCGCCTCTTTTCATAG
- the murJ gene encoding murein biosynthesis integral membrane protein MurJ, which translates to MTETDPFHVPPPPERPTPKPIRALRGFFTVGFWTMASRILGFVRDILIAAFLGSGPVADAFLVAFSLPNMFRRFFAEGAFNTAFVPLFAKKVEGGDDGERFAQDAFSGLAGILIALTLLAQLAMPWLVLAMAGGFAGDERLPLAVDFGRIAFVYILFISLAALFSGMLNAIGRFAAAAAAPILLNIVLVSAMVLVYLTTPDGKMTNLVDPAEAYGRALSWGVPLAGIAQLALVWISVKRAGYSIQLRQPRLTSDMRKLVVIALPAMLAGGVVQVNLLVGRQVASFYDGAIAWLSYADRLYQLPLGVVGIAIGIVLLPDLSRRLRADDDAGGREALSRAGELAMALTIPAAVALLVISVPLISVLFQRGAFTADDTASTAVALSIYALGLPAFVLQKVLQPVYFAREDTRRPFQYALVAMAVNAVVAVGLSFAIGFLAAAVATTLAAWVMVGLLSRGRTDFGDVVQFDDRFRSKIWRICAASVAMGLMLFLGEILLGVFLGVDGLRYIALALLVAIGLGSYFGFARLFGAFSLAEMKATMRGRP; encoded by the coding sequence ATGACCGAGACCGACCCGTTCCACGTCCCGCCCCCGCCGGAGCGCCCCACCCCCAAACCCATCCGGGCCCTGCGCGGGTTCTTCACGGTGGGGTTCTGGACCATGGCGAGCCGCATCCTCGGCTTCGTGCGCGACATCCTGATCGCCGCCTTCCTCGGCTCGGGTCCCGTGGCGGATGCCTTTCTGGTGGCCTTCTCCCTGCCCAACATGTTTCGCCGGTTCTTTGCCGAAGGGGCGTTCAACACGGCCTTCGTGCCGCTGTTCGCCAAGAAGGTCGAAGGCGGCGACGATGGCGAGCGCTTTGCCCAGGATGCTTTTTCGGGCCTGGCTGGCATCCTGATCGCGCTGACGCTTCTGGCGCAACTGGCCATGCCGTGGCTGGTGCTGGCCATGGCCGGGGGCTTTGCAGGGGATGAACGCCTGCCCTTGGCGGTGGATTTCGGGCGCATCGCCTTCGTCTATATCCTCTTCATTTCTCTGGCGGCGCTGTTCTCGGGTATGCTGAACGCCATCGGGCGCTTTGCCGCCGCCGCCGCCGCGCCGATCCTTCTCAACATCGTGCTCGTCTCCGCCATGGTGCTGGTCTATCTGACCACGCCCGACGGCAAGATGACCAACCTCGTCGACCCGGCCGAGGCCTATGGGCGCGCGCTGTCGTGGGGCGTGCCGCTGGCGGGCATCGCGCAATTGGCGCTGGTCTGGATCTCGGTGAAGCGCGCGGGCTATTCCATTCAACTCCGCCAGCCCCGGCTGACCTCGGACATGCGCAAGCTCGTGGTGATCGCTCTGCCCGCGATGCTGGCCGGTGGCGTGGTGCAGGTGAACCTTCTGGTGGGCCGTCAGGTGGCCAGCTTCTATGACGGGGCGATTGCGTGGCTCTCCTATGCCGACCGCCTGTATCAACTGCCCCTGGGCGTCGTGGGCATTGCCATCGGCATCGTGCTTCTGCCCGACCTGTCGCGCCGCCTGCGGGCGGATGATGACGCGGGCGGGCGGGAGGCGCTTTCCCGCGCCGGAGAGCTGGCCATGGCGCTGACCATCCCCGCCGCCGTGGCGCTTCTGGTGATCTCCGTGCCGTTGATCTCCGTCCTGTTCCAGCGCGGGGCCTTCACGGCAGACGACACCGCCTCCACCGCCGTGGCGCTCAGCATCTACGCCCTGGGCCTGCCCGCTTTCGTTCTGCAAAAGGTGCTGCAACCGGTCTATTTCGCCCGCGAAGACACCCGCCGTCCGTTCCAATACGCGCTGGTCGCCATGGCGGTGAATGCGGTCGTCGCGGTCGGCCTCTCCTTCGCCATCGGGTTTCTGGCCGCCGCCGTCGCCACAACGCTCGCCGCCTGGGTCATGGTTGGCCTCTTGTCCCGGGGCCGGACGGACTTTGGCGATGTGGTGCAGTTCGATGACCGCTTCCGCTCGAAGATCTGGCGGATCTGCGCGGCCTCCGTCGCCATGGGCCTGATGCTGTTTCTGGGCGAGATCCTGTTGGGGGTCTTCCTGGGCGTCGACGGCCTGCGCTACATCGCATTGGCCCTGCTCGTCGCCATCGGCCTGGGCAGTTACTTCGGCTTCGCGCGCCTGTTCGGAGCGTTCAGCCTGGCCGAGATGAAAGCCACGATGCGCGGGCGGCCATAG
- a CDS encoding [protein-PII] uridylyltransferase, whose translation MTLPQDASAVPVSDRAQNPSLSAASSPGTLLLPNEDIIDRPALAARLDAVCAQATDAAAIRAATVTELSRAQGTARDALARAITASPLAARRATRSYAFLTDVLVTEVLRVAQTYIHPTNIQSESERIAVLAVGGYGRAEMAPSSDVDLLFLTPWKVTGKIESIIESTLYMLWDLRLKVGHSSRTIKDCLRLGRDDYTIRTTFLEMRHLSGDAALSAELHDTLRAQLFTGTTGEFVEAKLEERANRHKKQGGQRYMLEPNVKEGKGGLRDLQTLYWIAKYEHGVEKAGELVALNVFRPEEFAAFDAAERFVWAVRCHLHLIAGRAQDMLSFDMQVEVADRLGYDDHSGRRAVEHFMQDYFRHATQVGELTRIFLTGLEARHVKQEPAILGFLRGRTRRKKLKDGYAVAQNRLNITDPEAFFTDPLNILRLFEEGLRTNYLIHPDAMREASARLDLIDDTMRRDREANRIFLDLMLKHGNPERGLRRMNELGVLAAFLPEFAHIVAMMQFNMYHSYTVDEHTIQVISTLAQIERGELVEELPLVSGILKNGVNRKVLFVACLLHDIGKGRNEDHSILGARMARAICPRLGLKPAECETVEWLVRYHLLMSDMAQKRDIADPRTVRDFAKAVKTRERLDLLTVLTVCDIRGVGPNTWNNWKATLLRSLHRSTAMALETGLEDLNREQLEGEAKKRLRAALTSWSKGDIKTEVDRHYGPYWQGLDLATQVTFAKMLGGLKDDEIKIDTKQDTDRDATRVCFALADHPGILTRLAGALSLVGANVVDARTYTSKDGYATAVFWVQDREGSPYEKARLPRLTTMIRKTLMGEVVASEAMEKRDKIKKRERPFNVPTTITFDNEGSEIYTIIEVDTRDRPGLLYDLAKCLAAANVYISSATIATYGVQVVDTFYVKDTFGLKLHSEPRRAALERKLRDAIARVAERAGA comes from the coding sequence TTGACCCTGCCCCAAGACGCCTCGGCGGTCCCGGTCTCTGACCGGGCGCAAAACCCCAGCCTCTCCGCCGCATCCTCGCCGGGCACATTGTTGTTGCCCAATGAGGACATCATTGACAGACCGGCTCTGGCCGCACGGCTGGATGCCGTCTGCGCCCAGGCCACCGATGCCGCCGCGATCCGGGCGGCCACCGTCACCGAATTGTCCCGCGCCCAAGGCACCGCGCGTGATGCGCTGGCCCGTGCGATCACCGCCAGCCCCCTTGCCGCGCGCCGGGCCACGCGGTCCTATGCCTTCCTGACCGATGTGCTTGTCACCGAAGTGCTGCGTGTTGCGCAGACCTACATCCACCCCACCAATATCCAGTCCGAGAGCGAGCGCATCGCGGTCCTTGCCGTGGGCGGCTACGGGCGCGCGGAAATGGCCCCGTCCTCCGACGTGGACCTGCTGTTCCTGACGCCGTGGAAAGTCACCGGCAAGATCGAGAGCATCATTGAAAGCACGCTCTACATGCTGTGGGACCTGCGCCTGAAGGTCGGCCACTCGTCGCGCACGATCAAGGATTGCCTGCGTCTGGGCCGGGACGACTACACGATCCGCACCACCTTTCTGGAAATGCGCCACCTCAGCGGCGATGCCGCCCTGTCGGCTGAGTTGCATGACACATTGCGTGCGCAACTGTTCACCGGCACCACGGGCGAGTTCGTGGAAGCCAAGCTGGAAGAACGCGCCAACCGCCACAAAAAGCAGGGCGGCCAACGCTATATGCTGGAGCCCAATGTCAAAGAGGGCAAAGGCGGCCTGCGCGACCTGCAAACCCTATATTGGATCGCCAAATATGAACACGGCGTGGAGAAGGCCGGGGAGCTGGTGGCCCTCAACGTCTTCCGGCCCGAGGAATTCGCCGCCTTTGACGCAGCCGAACGCTTCGTGTGGGCCGTCCGCTGTCATCTGCACCTGATCGCCGGGCGCGCCCAGGACATGCTGTCGTTTGATATGCAGGTCGAGGTGGCCGACCGTCTCGGATATGACGACCATTCCGGCCGCCGTGCGGTGGAACATTTCATGCAGGATTACTTCCGGCACGCCACCCAGGTCGGCGAACTGACCCGCATCTTCCTGACGGGGCTGGAGGCGCGCCACGTCAAACAGGAACCCGCAATCCTTGGCTTTCTGCGCGGGCGCACGCGGCGCAAGAAGCTGAAAGACGGCTACGCGGTGGCCCAGAACCGCCTCAACATCACGGACCCGGAGGCCTTCTTCACCGATCCCCTCAACATTCTGCGCCTGTTTGAAGAGGGTCTGCGCACCAACTACCTAATCCACCCCGACGCCATGCGCGAAGCCTCCGCCCGGCTGGATCTGATCGACGACACCATGCGCCGCGACCGCGAAGCCAACCGCATCTTCCTTGACCTGATGCTGAAGCACGGCAACCCGGAACGCGGCCTGCGCCGGATGAACGAACTTGGGGTTCTGGCGGCGTTCCTGCCGGAATTCGCCCATATCGTAGCGATGATGCAGTTCAACATGTACCACAGCTATACGGTGGACGAGCATACGATCCAGGTCATCTCCACCCTCGCGCAGATCGAGCGGGGGGAATTGGTGGAGGAACTGCCCCTCGTCTCTGGCATCCTGAAAAACGGTGTGAACCGCAAGGTCCTGTTCGTCGCCTGCCTGCTGCACGATATCGGCAAGGGCCGGAACGAGGATCACTCCATTCTGGGCGCGCGGATGGCCCGCGCAATCTGCCCCCGTCTGGGCCTGAAACCGGCGGAATGTGAGACCGTCGAATGGCTCGTCCGCTACCACCTTCTGATGTCCGACATGGCCCAGAAGCGCGACATCGCCGACCCCCGCACCGTGCGCGACTTTGCCAAGGCCGTGAAAACCCGCGAACGGCTGGACCTGCTGACCGTCCTGACGGTCTGTGACATCCGCGGCGTGGGGCCAAATACGTGGAACAACTGGAAGGCGACGCTTCTGCGCTCGCTCCACCGCTCCACCGCCATGGCGCTGGAAACCGGGCTGGAGGACCTCAACCGCGAACAATTGGAGGGGGAGGCCAAGAAACGCCTGCGCGCCGCTCTGACAAGCTGGTCCAAGGGCGACATCAAGACCGAGGTGGACCGCCATTACGGCCCCTATTGGCAGGGCCTCGATCTGGCCACTCAGGTCACCTTCGCCAAGATGCTCGGCGGCCTGAAAGACGATGAAATCAAGATCGACACCAAGCAGGACACGGACCGTGACGCCACGCGGGTCTGCTTTGCCTTGGCCGATCACCCCGGCATCCTGACGCGCCTTGCGGGCGCTCTCTCGCTGGTCGGCGCCAATGTTGTGGATGCGCGGACCTACACGTCCAAGGACGGCTATGCGACCGCCGTGTTCTGGGTGCAGGACCGCGAAGGATCGCCCTATGAAAAGGCCCGCCTGCCGCGCCTGACAACGATGATCCGCAAGACACTGATGGGCGAGGTCGTCGCGTCAGAGGCGATGGAGAAACGCGACAAGATCAAAAAACGCGAGCGGCCCTTCAACGTGCCGACAACAATCACCTTCGACAATGAGGGATCGGAGATCTACACGATCATCGAGGTTGATACCCGCGACCGCCCCGGCCTGCTCTATGATCTGGCCAAATGTCTTGCGGCGGCCAATGTCTACATCTCGTCCGCCACCATCGCGACTTACGGCGTGCAGGTTGTGGACACGTTCTACGTCAAGGACACCTTCGGGCTGAAACTGCATTCCGAGCCGCGCCGCGCCGCCTTGGAGCGCAAGCTGCGGGACGCCATCGCCCGGGTTGCCGAACGGGCCGGGGCATGA
- a CDS encoding YraN family protein: MALRAYLDHGHRLVSRRWRGPAGEIDLVMEKDGEVIFVEVKASRTHARAAEALSNRQIARLLRSAEHCLGSFPKGLATPMRFDVALVDGQGQLDVIVNALAA; encoded by the coding sequence ATCGCGTTGCGCGCCTATCTTGATCACGGGCACAGGCTGGTGAGCCGGCGCTGGCGCGGGCCAGCGGGCGAAATTGACCTTGTCATGGAAAAAGACGGCGAAGTGATTTTCGTGGAAGTGAAAGCCTCCCGCACCCATGCGAGGGCGGCGGAGGCCCTGTCCAACCGACAGATCGCGCGGCTCTTGCGCAGCGCGGAGCATTGCCTCGGCTCCTTCCCCAAGGGGCTTGCCACGCCGATGCGGTTTGATGTGGCCCTCGTTGACGGGCAGGGTCAGCTCGACGTCATCGTGAACGCATTAGCCGCCTGA
- a CDS encoding rhomboid family intramembrane serine protease — protein MDQQNVSPFNALPPVVIALAVVIFGLEIMFQLATAGMLGGQGGVGWRLAAMQDFAVLNAVWDWMIETGQFPTEHLVRFIAYPLIHGSFIHAAMVVVFILALGKMVAEVYSVLAFLAVFWVSAIMGALGFVVILDSEMPLVGGYPGVYGLIGAFTFLMWMRAEAQGSGQMRAFGLIGALLAIQLLFGLLNGDFGSVVADFSGFATGLALSFIVSPGGWRRMLSRMRQR, from the coding sequence ATGGATCAGCAAAACGTGTCACCCTTCAACGCATTGCCGCCGGTGGTCATCGCCCTGGCGGTGGTGATTTTCGGGCTGGAGATCATGTTCCAACTCGCCACGGCGGGGATGCTGGGCGGGCAGGGCGGCGTCGGCTGGCGGCTGGCGGCGATGCAGGATTTCGCGGTTCTGAACGCGGTCTGGGACTGGATGATCGAGACCGGCCAGTTCCCGACCGAGCATCTGGTGCGGTTCATCGCGTATCCGTTGATCCACGGCAGCTTTATCCACGCCGCGATGGTGGTGGTGTTCATCCTCGCCTTGGGAAAAATGGTGGCGGAGGTCTATTCGGTGCTGGCCTTCCTTGCCGTATTCTGGGTCTCGGCGATCATGGGGGCCTTGGGGTTCGTGGTGATCCTCGACAGTGAGATGCCGTTGGTGGGCGGCTATCCCGGTGTCTACGGGCTGATCGGGGCGTTTACCTTCCTGATGTGGATGCGGGCGGAGGCGCAGGGATCGGGGCAGATGCGCGCGTTCGGGCTGATCGGAGCACTTTTGGCGATCCAGCTGCTGTTTGGCCTGCTGAACGGCGATTTCGGCAGTGTGGTCGCGGATTTCTCGGGGTTTGCGACGGGGTTGGCGCTGTCGTTCATCGTCAGCCCGGGCGGCTGGCGGCGGATGCTGTCGCGGATGCGGCAACGCTGA
- a CDS encoding VOC family protein has product MDSMAKPCIGHTHLKVADLQRAITFWTDVMGMDLTQRHGDQAAFLSWGGYHHHIGLNTWHSEGGSPPAKHHTGLFHVALLYPSRHALAVAAKRVADAGFNIYGHADHGVSIALYFDDPDGNGIEIYWDKPRDDWPWQDDGSLSMGNERFELAPFLAEAG; this is encoded by the coding sequence ATGGACAGCATGGCAAAACCCTGCATCGGGCATACACATCTCAAGGTCGCCGACCTCCAGCGGGCCATCACCTTCTGGACAGACGTCATGGGCATGGACTTGACCCAGCGCCATGGCGATCAGGCCGCGTTCCTGTCATGGGGCGGCTACCATCACCATATTGGGTTGAACACGTGGCACAGTGAAGGCGGCTCTCCGCCCGCCAAACATCACACCGGGCTGTTCCACGTGGCGCTCCTGTATCCCTCTCGCCATGCACTGGCAGTTGCGGCCAAACGCGTCGCGGATGCTGGTTTCAACATCTACGGGCACGCCGATCACGGCGTTTCCATCGCGCTCTATTTCGACGATCCAGATGGCAACGGGATCGAAATCTACTGGGATAAGCCCCGCGACGACTGGCCCTGGCAGGACGACGGTAGCCTAAGCATGGGCAACGAGCGCTTTGAGCTTGCACCTTTTCTTGCAGAGGCGGGGTGA